TATATAATCATATCTATCTATGGAACATTACGACGTTATTATCATTGGCACCGGAGCCGCAGGGCTTTCAGCGGGGGTATACGCGGGGCGCTACAATTTGAAGACATTGATCATTGGGAAGGAGTTTGGCGGTGAAACGGCGCGCGCCGGAGTGATAGAAAACTGGCCCGGTATCATCAGCATTGACGGGTACGATCTGATGAAGAACATGAAAGAGCACGCGAAACATGTCGGTGCTGAAATAATGGACGGGACGGTGGAAAGAATAGAAAAAAAAGATAATTGTTTTGACGTGATCGTCAAAGGGAAAACATATCATGCGACCAATGTTGTTCTTGCTTTGGGTGCTGAAAGGCGCCGTCTCGGTCTTCCTAATGAGAAAGAGTTCACCGGCAACGGAGTCCACTTCTGTATTACCTGCGATGGTCCGCTTTACACCGGGAAAACAATCGCTGTGGTTGGCGGCGGCGACGCCTCGGTGAAAGGGATCAACTTGGCGGCACAGTACGCGGAAAAAATATATCTTTTGGTGCGCGGCGATACTATGAGAGCGGAGCCGATCAATGTGGAGCGCATGAAGCAACTTGGAGATAAAGTGGAGATATTGTATCAAACATCGGTACAGGAAATCGCGACGAAGGATGGCAAGTTTGATAAGATCATTCTTTCAAAAGAGTACAACGGAGGAACCGAACTTGATATTGACGGCCTTTTTATTGAAGCCGGAGCAATGCCGAATACGGCAATCGCCGCGCCACTTGCGCTCACGACCGATAAAGCGGGGTATCTTGAAGTCAATAATATGATGCAGACGAACGTTCCCGGCGTCATGGCGGCGGGGGATATCGTTAATCATTTTGGTCACTTCAAACAGGACATCACCTCTTCGGCCATGGGCGCCGTGGCGGCGACCTCCGCCTATGAGTATTACAAGGAACACAAAAGTCTCGGCGGTTGTTCGCACGGGAAATAATACCAGACGCATGTCTTCATCCGTACAAACAACTGAAGAAAAACTTAATCTGAATTCTAATTGGGTTGCGTTTCGGAAGATATATTCCGATCTATTAAAGGATCGTAAGATTACGGTCATTTTTAGGCCAGAGAAAAGACTCTGTGGCGATTTTCGGGGCTATTGCGAGGGGCAGATTGTCAACATTGGCGTCATAGAGAAGGTAGGCGCTGATTGGGGGAAGCTTCCACCACAGTTCTTAGATGAATCTTTTGGGAAGATCAAGGTTGAAAGCATAGAAGCGAAGCCAATAGGCGATCTAAAAAAAGAAGACTTCATTGGGTCAAGTCCGGACGTATTGGATGTGGTAAGCCTCAAGTACCATTTAGGCCTCATCTATAATCTCGCGCCTCATCAATTGACTGATGAGTCTGTGGTTACTGTCATAAAATTCTCCTATGTACAAGAATGATAATAAATGGCATACTCTTGCCAGAAGTTCCTTACTCAAGAGGCACGTTCATGTTGAAACAACTTCTTAAAAACGGTGTTTTATCCATAGCAAAAGAGCCCGAGGACAACCCCGAGAACTTTGCCGATAGTCCTTACATAGCGACACTTATTGCACACGATTACCCCGGAAAAACCCCTACCATGTGGAATGCGGCATACCGGGAGTACGGGATTCCCATGCAAGCGGTCATGCTTGTCGGTGACCCTGTTGACGCAAAGACAATCTGCGATGCATTGCGGAGCGATCCTCTCTATTTAGGCGGCGGAGCAGGTGTCGGTTTTAAGGATGAAATCGTTCCGTTTCTTGATGAAATGGATCCTGTGGCGCGCGCAATAGGGTCAGTAAACTTCATAATGAAGACGACAGAAGGGAATCTCCGGGGGTATAACACAGATGGGGAAGGATATGCACTTTCTCTTGAAAAGGTGCTGAAGGAAAAAGGAAGAAGGATCAGAAGCAGTCTCATCGTCATGCTTGGTGCCGGTGGTACAGGACGCTCTATAGCTTTTGCTCTTGTGGGGCGAGGTGCTCGAGTGATGATCCTCAATAGAACTATCGATAAGGCAAAGGAATTGGCAAATCATGTAAATGAGTATTTTCATGTTAACCTTGCAACCTTTGGCAATGAAGGCCTGATTTCTGAAATGGTTCCAATCGCCGATGTCGTTATTAATGTTTCCACTAAAGGAGCAGTCGGTACACTTGAGTCTTATTCTCCGCTTGCGCAAGCCGTTTTGCCGGCAACCGAAGTGAACATTGAGAATAACAGACGACAGGCGAACGCCGTACTGCAGTCCATGAAGGGAGACACCATTGTCAGTGATATTATCTTGCGAAAAGATAAAACACCCCTCCTTCTTTCGGCAGAGAATGCCGGTTTCACTACTCTTGATGGCGTTCCGATGGTTGTGCGGCAGGGAGCCCTAGC
This genomic stretch from Patescibacteria group bacterium harbors:
- a CDS encoding FAD-dependent oxidoreductase, which gives rise to MEHYDVIIIGTGAAGLSAGVYAGRYNLKTLIIGKEFGGETARAGVIENWPGIISIDGYDLMKNMKEHAKHVGAEIMDGTVERIEKKDNCFDVIVKGKTYHATNVVLALGAERRRLGLPNEKEFTGNGVHFCITCDGPLYTGKTIAVVGGGDASVKGINLAAQYAEKIYLLVRGDTMRAEPINVERMKQLGDKVEILYQTSVQEIATKDGKFDKIILSKEYNGGTELDIDGLFIEAGAMPNTAIAAPLALTTDKAGYLEVNNMMQTNVPGVMAAGDIVNHFGHFKQDITSSAMGAVAATSAYEYYKEHKSLGGCSHGK